In the genome of Candidatus Eremiobacterota bacterium, the window GCCGCGGCGCTCATGCGCTCAAAGCACTTGAGGAGCAGGCTGCCATATTCCTTGCGCTCCGTGAGGCCCAGGGAGCCGCACTTCTCAAGCAGGGCTGCCGCCGCGAGGGGGGCGTCTATCTTTACCACCGCATCGGTGTAAAGGGCTCTCGTATCATCATCGTAACACTCGTCAAGATGATCAAGAATAAGGTCGATAGATCTCTCTTTGTGGTGAGGGGCAAGCAGGGACCCCACGGTGGCGAGAATGCTCACTGCCTCGTTCCTGATGTCCATGTAATCCCTTCCTGCCGCGTCAAGAAGGAATGACGGCGCCCAGCGGTTCTGACGCATCACGAGGGAGGAGAGCACCGCCAGGGCTTCCCTGAAATGGAGAGGGTGGATCCTTGCCGCAAGGGGCTTGAGAATCTTCTCGTCCTGAAAGCTCATGTGGTTCAGCAGATTGACACACCGGGCCCTTTTTTCCTGATCCTTCTCCTTCACCACCATGGAGGTGAAATCCTCAAGAAGCTCGTCAAGCTTCCGGCCCTCCATACTCATCATGGCATGGGCCTGGGCCCTGAGGCTTATAAGGTCAGCAAGCGCCTTCGTAGCGGCACTTCCCGATCTTGCTGCTATGGCATCTTTCGCAAATGCCAGGGCATAGCGCTTTATGGCATCAGCCTTCAAGATGTCAAAATAATGCACATTCCTGAGGGCATCAAAGGCTTCCATCTTGATGAGGTCGGGGCAGTCCCGGTAGAAAAAGAGGAAAAAAAGGCCATCCTTGGCGCCTTCAAGGGCGGCGGCCTCATCGGCGCGCAGGGGCCTCCTTGCGACCTCCTTTTTCATGAACTCTATCATGGAGTGCCCCGCCGCGAGGGCATGCTCATAGAGAAGCCCTCCTGTCTCGCTTTCCCGGGCCTCGAACACCTGGGAAAAAGTGCGGAGCACCACAGGGTTCCTCTCCCTCAGCATACGATCACACCGGGCCTTCAGCGGACCTGCCTTGTCCCTCATTGAAAGAAACTCCTTGAGAGCGGCGGGAACGGTCACTGTCGTTCCCGGCAGGGGAATAAGCTCTGTTTCTTCAGGCTCCGCCGGAGGCGGCTCTCCTTTCTGCTCCTGGAGAGCCTCTGAGCCCCCTCCCTCCCGGGGCTCACCACCCGGCTCTTCATCTTCCTCGTCATCTTCAATGCCCGAGAGGAGGGCCGACGGCTTTTTCTCGGGGCCTTTTTCACTTCCGAGAAAGCCAAGCAGGAGCAGGGCACGCTTGCGCACATGGGCCCCTACATCCACGTCGGCAAGGAGGGCCTTGAGAGCCTTCCTGAGACGATCCCGCATCAGGGGATGGGCGGCAAGGAGAGCCCCCCTGGCCTCGATAACCCCGAAAAGGCCGTCGCTTCCCCCCGTCACCGCCTCTACAAGGGAGGAGAGCACGGCAGGAAGCGCTTCTTCCTGGGAGACCTTGGGCAGGCTGTTAAGCCAGCAAAGCATTAAGGCATCAAGAGCGCCTTGTGAGAGCTCGTCCTGCGATGACCTCCTGGTGCGCTCCAGGAACTCCAGAAGAGGCGATATCAGGCCAAGAGCGCTCAGGATAGAGAGGAGCCTTGCCAACACCTGCGGTGGTATCCCTTCCCGCTGAAAAATCCTCTCCAGGGACGCCATGGCCGCTTTCCTGTATTCCTCAGCCGGCCCCTTGGGCTTTCTCGTCCTGAACTGCGTGGCCTGAATGAAGGCATAGGCGCTGTCCACCGCCATGGCCGCATCGTCTCCCTGAAAAAGGGCGGCATAGGATTCATAATTCGCGCGGTCGGCATTCTCCAGCAGGTCGCCTGCTATCCTGCGGAGCTCCGAGCGGTCATCAAGACCCTGGGAGTAGCAGTAAGAGATTTCATAAAGCCGCCACGAGAAGCCGTTTTTTGCGCTCTCTACCGGCGAGGGGATATGGGCTCCCATCAGGGTGAGGACCTTCTGGGGGCGCACCTTGTTCCATTTGGGATCACTGTTGTGGATGAATGAAAAAAGCTTGCGGCGCAGGAGCTCCCGGGGAGTATCGCTGTCAAAGGGCAGGGGCAGGCTCTGCACCTCGACATCCTCGTAACATATGGCTTTCATGAGGCCATCGACATATTCCATTGCAGATTCGGGCGCCTTGCCCGCCTGCCAGTACTCCTTCCAGAAGGCAATCCACGAGAGCAGAAGCTTCTGGCCGTACTGGCTGTCGGTGATCGCTGAAATGACCAGGGCTTTGAGTGGCATAATCAGCTCAGGGCCGAGGGTGCCGAGAGTGTGAAAGAATACCCGGCGCTCATCATCGTGGGCGATGAGGCTTTTCAGGAAATTCATCGCCTCGCTTCTGGCCGCATCGTCCTCGCGGCGTCCCTCGCTCTGGGGTGCGAACTCCTTGACAATGGACGCCGCGAGGACGATCCTCTCCTTGAGGGTAAGCTCGGTACCGGGGTGAAAAAGGGCCACAAGAAAGGGGCATGGGTCTCCGGCGGGGCCTTCCCGGGCTTTCAGGGCAAGACCAGGCAATTCCCCCCTCCTGAGAGCGGCTACAAAGTCCTCCCTCGACATCCCACTGCACGTCATGGTTCTTAATTTCTTCCCGGCCACTCCTTTCACCTCTTGCCCGGCAGGATATCGTCACCCCGCCGTACCGCGATGTTAACATTTTGTTAACAGGAATGCCTTGTAGGGAAGAGCCCCTCCGGGGTATAATTGCATGGGGGATACTTTCAAGGAGGAGCTATGGAGATCCAGGGCCGCCATATTCAGGGGAGCACCGCTCCCCCCATGCGCAATGCCAAGGGCATGCCGAAAGCCGCCGAAAAGGAAGCTCTTCCTGCCGACGTCTTTTCGCCACAGGAGGCGCCGCCGCCCAGCCGCTCCGTTCCCCTCACGATCCTTCACACCAATGACATTCACGGCCATGCCGAGCCGTTCTGCGAGAGCCACAAGATGGTGGGAGGGCTTGCCCACCTTGCCGAGACCATCAAGGAGGAGAGAGCCAAGGACCCCGCCCATACCCTTCTCCTCGATGCCGGCGACTCCACGCAGGGCGATCCTCTCTCGGACTTTTTCAAAGGGCGCCCCGTCCTGGAATCCATGAACAAAATGGGCTATGATGTCTGTGTGCTGGGAAACCATGATTTTGACAACGGCCTCAAGACCCTTGCCGGCACGCTCAAGAAAACCAAATCGCCTGTCCTGGCGGCAAACCTCGTGATAAAGAAAGAGAATGCCTTTATTGACGGCTGCACAGAGCCTTTTGTCATCAAGGATATAGACGGCGTCAAGGTGGGCATTGTCGGCCTTGTCACGCCCGATGCCATCACAATGCTCAAGAGCAGGGAGGATGCCGCAAAGATTGACATAAGGCCGCCTGAAGAGACCCTCAGGGAAGTCCTTCCCGAGATGAAGAAACAGGGAGCCGACGTGGTGGTCCTTCTCTCTCACCTGGGCATTGATGCCGACAGGGAGGTGGCCCGGCAGTTTCCCGATATCAGCCTCATCGTGGGCGGCCACACCCATACAAAGCTTGACAGGCCCATCAAGGAAGGGAAGACCCTTATCGTGCAGTCAGGCTGCTATGGAAGGCACCTGGGTGAGATAGAGCTCCTCATCGACAGGGACTCGAAGAGAGTGAGCCTCAACGGCTCGCGCCTCATCCCTATCGAGGAGCACAGTGTCGAGCCCGACAAGAAAGTGGAAGCCATCATCAAGAAATATGAGGAGAAGATCGCCCCCATACTGGGCGAGGTCGTGACAGAGATTAAAAGAAACCTCACACAGAGGGACTTTCATGTGTACCGCGAAGAATCGACGCTGGGCAACTGTATCGCCGACCTTATCAGAGAGCGCGGAAAAACCGATATCGGCTTCATCACCGCGGCCTCGATGCGCTGCAATCTTTACCGGGGCCCCGTGAAGACCGGTGATATCTACACCATGTTCCCATGGCAGGACCAGTTCACGACGGTGAAGCTCAAGGGATGTCATATCCCCAGGCTCATCGAGCAGGGGCTCAGCAAGATCGCAAACGGCGTGGCCTTCTCAGGCATCAAGGCCGTGATTGACACAAGGCTCCCCGAAGGGCAGCAGGTGGTCTCCGTAACCGATGAGAACGGGAAGCCCCTCGATCCTGACAGGCTCTACACCATTGCCACGCGCGATTACATCGCCCAGGGGTTCTCCGGCATGGACGTCATGCACAAGAGCACTGACGTCAAAAATCATGGTGACCTGCGCAAGAATATCATTGATGCACTGAAAGAAACCGATCACATTGATGCGAAGAAGGATGGGAGACTGATCAACCTGGCCACCCAGAAGGTCAGCTCACGGTAATACCCTTCCTGATAAGCCAGGACTTCACGCGGCTCTTGAGGTTGCCGGGGCTGAAGGGCTTGGTAATGAAATCATCGGCGCCCTCTTTGAATCCTTGCGTGATGGTTTTTTCAAAGCTTGCGCTCGAGAGAAGAATAATCACCATCTCATCATAAAGCCCCTGCGATGACTTGCCGCGGAGCGTCTTGAGCACTTCAAAGCCGTCAACTCCGGGAAGCCTGATGTCCAGGATCACCATGTCAGGCCGCTCTTTTTCCGCAATGGCAAGGGCATTGGGGCCGTCTTCCGCGAAGATGAGCTGGAAGTGCTCATCGGAGAGCGCGAGCTCTATTATGCGCAGCACGTTCCTGTCATCATCGGCAATAAGTATCTTGGGTCTTGCCGGGGCCATCATGCCTCCCCTATCTCGAGCTCCTGCTCTTCACGGGCAGCGAAGATCTCGATCTTTCTGCCCCAGCGGGCCGCCAGTTCCCTTCCGTACTCGACAAAACCGTCAATCTGCTCATCGGAATGCTCTGGATCGTGGTGAAACAGAGCAAGGCGCCTTACATTCCCCTGAAGTGCCACCATGACGGCATAGTCGATGCTGCTGTGGCCCCACCCCTTCTTGGTGGCATATTCTTCACCGGTATACTGGGAGTCAATAATGAGCATTTCAGCGTTCCTTATGAAATCCACAAGGCGCTGGTCGCCCTTGTGGGCAAAGATCGGAAGGCTTCCCTCACCCCCGGCGTGCTCCTCGGTGAGCAGCGAATGGGGCTCCGTGTCGGTGCAGTAACAGATCGACACCTTTCCCTCGGTGATCCTGAACCCCATAGTGAGGGCAGTGTGGTTCATATACTGCACATCAATGGCCATGCCGCCTATTGAGAACGGGCCCTCCTTCAGCTCCTGGAACCTCACCTTCGATCCCATGTCAGAAAGCTTGACAGGAAAATAACGGTGCTCCATCTGGCCTTCCATGACCTTCTGGATGCAGGCTCCTGTGTCATGGGGGCCATAGAGGGTGAACTCGTTTCCAGGAATGAATCCTGGCTTGAAAAAAGGGAAGCCCTGTATGTGATCCCAATGGGTATGACTGAGGAGGATACTTGCCTTGACAGGTTTTTTCCCGGCAAGAAGGGCATTTCCAAGAGCACGGAGGCCCGAACCGCAGTCAATGATGACCAGGGCGCCGCCGCCGTGGACTTCCACACAGGGAGTGTTTCCTCCGTACTTGATTGTTGAGGAGCCGGGAGAAGGGATGGAGCCTCGCGTTCCCCAGAACTTTATTTTCAATCGTTACCGCCTTTACCGGAGGCAGGAAAGCCATAACTCCCTTCATGCCCCTTCTTGAAACATCAGATAATATATTCTCCCTGAGGGTAAATTTCCTTCTTTCCCGCGAGAAGGAGAATGGGAACCAACCATGAATTTCTGATTGAGGAGGCCTGGAATATGTTGCCACGGTGGAAGCCCCTTCTCATTGCGCTGTTCTCGGCTTTTCTTCTTGTCGCCGGGGGCGCCGCCGCCGCCGATGAAGCACTCCTCACCCTCCACAAGTCGGCCCGCGAAGATTACCAGGCGGGGAGAACGGCGGAAGCCGTGAGGAAATTTGAAGAGATCCTCGCGCGTGATCCCTCTTTTATCCCTGCCTATAACGACCTGGGGTGCTGCTACATGGAAATGGGCGACGCGGCAAAAGCCTTGGAAAAATTCAAGAAAGCTCATGATATCAGCCCTGATGACCGGTCGCTCCTCTATAACCTGAGCCTTGCCTACGAGGCATCGGGCGATACGGCATCGGCACTTTCGAGCCTCGAGAAGCTCCTGTCCGTTGACCCCGGCTTTTCAAAGGCCAGAAAAAAGATAGTCGATGTCCTTATCAAGTCCGGGGATCTGGACAGGGCACAGAGTGAAGCCCAGAAGCTCATTGACTCGGCGCCTCAAAACCCCTCATACCGCAAGGTCCTTGTGCAGGTCCTCCTTCACAAGGGCAATGTGAGCCTCGCGAAGGAAGAGCTCCAGCAGGTCCTCGCGGCAGCCCCTTCAGACACGGAAGCCAGGGAGCTGCTGGAAAAGCTCAACAAGTCGGGCGCCACGGTGGTGGCTTCCCCTGTACCGGGAAATGTCACGCCGTCACCATCGCCAGCACCTGCCGGGGGAGGCACGCCGGCCCTTATCCCCGTCATCGCCGCCATAGGCGCCGCCCTCGTGGTGATATCTATTCTTTATTACGCCCTTGCGGGGAAAAAGGCTCCCGCCCTCCCGTATGACACCATCTCTCACCTGGAAGAGGAAGGGCCCTTCCACCCGCAGGAGAAGCCGGAGCCGGTCCCGATCAGGGGAAAGCCCGCGGCCGTCACGCAGGCCATACCTTTGGAAGAGCCGGCCTCTGCCTGCTGGCAGCTCCATCAGTGCGCAAAAGAGACCCGTGCAAAATGCGCGGCTTTCCTGGAAAACTCAAACTGCTGGTCCCTTGAGAGCACCGCCTGCTGCAGGAAAGACCGGGCCCTCTGTGTCACCTGCTCATACTACTCCCACCGCCTGCAGAAGACAAGAAAGGCACCCACTGCGGCACAGGAACGGGAGTTTGTCCTCAAAACGGGAGACTCGGTGCTCCTTGACAAGGTCTCGAACCCCCAGATGGCCTTTCTCCAGGAGCTCAGCGACAGCCTCACCTCAAACGAGCTCGATGAGCTCGCGAGCACTTTCATCCACAGGATGTCAGGGTCCATTTTCTTCGAGAGGGCGGCCATATTTGCCGCAGAGCGGGAAAAGGAGAACGAGCTTGCCCTCCTTGCCTCCTTTCAATGGGGCGATGAAGCATCACGGCAGACAGAGCTTGCCTGTTCCACCGCGCTCTTCTCGAGCTGGGTGAGCAGAAACAGCTTTCCCATGACCTTGAAAAAGGCCCGGGAGGAGCAGACATGGCGTCTCATTTTTACCAGCGAGAGCGAAAAAGCGCTCTCCGCCTTCGAGCTTCTCCATCCCCTC includes:
- a CDS encoding bifunctional UDP-sugar hydrolase/5'-nucleotidase — encoded protein: MEIQGRHIQGSTAPPMRNAKGMPKAAEKEALPADVFSPQEAPPPSRSVPLTILHTNDIHGHAEPFCESHKMVGGLAHLAETIKEERAKDPAHTLLLDAGDSTQGDPLSDFFKGRPVLESMNKMGYDVCVLGNHDFDNGLKTLAGTLKKTKSPVLAANLVIKKENAFIDGCTEPFVIKDIDGVKVGIVGLVTPDAITMLKSREDAAKIDIRPPEETLREVLPEMKKQGADVVVLLSHLGIDADREVARQFPDISLIVGGHTHTKLDRPIKEGKTLIVQSGCYGRHLGEIELLIDRDSKRVSLNGSRLIPIEEHSVEPDKKVEAIIKKYEEKIAPILGEVVTEIKRNLTQRDFHVYREESTLGNCIADLIRERGKTDIGFITAASMRCNLYRGPVKTGDIYTMFPWQDQFTTVKLKGCHIPRLIEQGLSKIANGVAFSGIKAVIDTRLPEGQQVVSVTDENGKPLDPDRLYTIATRDYIAQGFSGMDVMHKSTDVKNHGDLRKNIIDALKETDHIDAKKDGRLINLATQKVSSR
- a CDS encoding response regulator codes for the protein MMAPARPKILIADDDRNVLRIIELALSDEHFQLIFAEDGPNALAIAEKERPDMVILDIRLPGVDGFEVLKTLRGKSSQGLYDEMVIILLSSASFEKTITQGFKEGADDFITKPFSPGNLKSRVKSWLIRKGITVS
- a CDS encoding MBL fold metallo-hydrolase, with the translated sequence MKIKFWGTRGSIPSPGSSTIKYGGNTPCVEVHGGGALVIIDCGSGLRALGNALLAGKKPVKASILLSHTHWDHIQGFPFFKPGFIPGNEFTLYGPHDTGACIQKVMEGQMEHRYFPVKLSDMGSKVRFQELKEGPFSIGGMAIDVQYMNHTALTMGFRITEGKVSICYCTDTEPHSLLTEEHAGGEGSLPIFAHKGDQRLVDFIRNAEMLIIDSQYTGEEYATKKGWGHSSIDYAVMVALQGNVRRLALFHHDPEHSDEQIDGFVEYGRELAARWGRKIEIFAAREEQELEIGEA
- a CDS encoding diguanylate cyclase produces the protein MLPRWKPLLIALFSAFLLVAGGAAAADEALLTLHKSAREDYQAGRTAEAVRKFEEILARDPSFIPAYNDLGCCYMEMGDAAKALEKFKKAHDISPDDRSLLYNLSLAYEASGDTASALSSLEKLLSVDPGFSKARKKIVDVLIKSGDLDRAQSEAQKLIDSAPQNPSYRKVLVQVLLHKGNVSLAKEELQQVLAAAPSDTEARELLEKLNKSGATVVASPVPGNVTPSPSPAPAGGGTPALIPVIAAIGAALVVISILYYALAGKKAPALPYDTISHLEEEGPFHPQEKPEPVPIRGKPAAVTQAIPLEEPASACWQLHQCAKETRAKCAAFLENSNCWSLESTACCRKDRALCVTCSYYSHRLQKTRKAPTAAQEREFVLKTGDSVLLDKVSNPQMAFLQELSDSLTSNELDELASTFIHRMSGSIFFERAAIFAAEREKENELALLASFQWGDEASRQTELACSTALFSSWVSRNSFPMTLKKAREEQTWRLIFTSESEKALSAFELLHPLTESGTGKLLGMVLLGKKKNNQPYSASETNFITLAAGIYSTSLEKARAYKLAVFDGLTGLYVVRYFQERLKDELKSRRTSIEDCSLIMSDIDHFKKFNDTYGHQQGDTVLREVARLIKAGVRKGDIAARYGGEEMSVILPSTGKSVAFEVAERIRKAIERSRFPGLPEGVRVTISMGIATFPRDGTTPEDLIKKADMALYEAKHSGRNRTCSHQG